Within the Pengzhenrongella sicca genome, the region GTCTCCCCGGTGCCGCTCGACGTGCACCTGATGATCGAGGACCCGGACCGTTGGGCACCCGGGTTCGCCGAGGCCGGCGCCGCCTCGGTGACCTTCCACGCCGAGGCTGCGCAGGCTCCGGTCCGGCTGGCGCGAGAGCTGCGGCGGCTCGGCGCCCGGGCCGGGCTCGCGCTGCGCCCGGCGACGCCGGTCGAGCCGTTCCTCGACCTGCTCGCGGAGGTCGACATGCTGCTCGTGATGACCGTCGAGCCCGGCTTCGGCGGCCAGTCGTTCATCGATGGCACCCTGCCGAAGATCCGCCGCGCGCGCGCCGCGATCGCCGACGCCGGCCTCGACGTCTGGGTCCAGGTCGACGGCGGGGTGTCTCGGCAGACGATCGAGCGCATCGCCGACGCCGGCGCGAACGTCTTCGTCGCGGGCTCGGCCGTGTACGGCGCGGACAGCCCTGCCGCCGAGATCGACGCCCTGCGCGCCCTGGCAACGTCCGCCCAGCACGTGCACTGAGCCCACCGGCGGGTGTCCCGCGGCTCCCAGCGGGTAAGCCGTGCACAGGCTCGAGCTTGCCGCGCGCCCGCTCGGGCCTGCCCCGCGGGGAGCACGGTCGGGCTGTGGCATGATCGCGGTAGAACACACACGTGCTCCGGGGTCGGTGAAAATCCGAGCCGGCGGTGACAGTCCGCGACCCGATCGAGACCCCTGCCCGGGGAATCGAGCGGTTGACCTGGTGAAACTCCGGGACCGACGGTGAAAGTCCGGATGGGAGGAGCAACGTGGCGGTGTGCGCGGCCTCGGCCGTCGCACCCGTGGTGACGCGCGCGCTCCCCGAGCGCTCGCGCCGCCCATCGTCCCCGGAGCCGCTCAGGCACGGGAGGCTGCATGGCGATCACCGGCACCGCACGACGCGACGACGCGCCGCGCGTCGGCACCGCGACCCGCTCCGACCCAGCGCAGCATTTCGCCCCCGCGCCCCACGCCGACCGTGAGCACGACGTGGAGCTCGCCGCCATGGACCTCGCCCTCGACCTCGCCCGCCGCGGCCCGGCCCACGGGCCGAACCCCCAGGTCGGCTGCGTGCTGCTCGCCGCGCCGTCGCTGACCGACCCGCCCGCCGCCGACCCGTCCGCCGCCGGCGACCTCGCCGGCCGGGTGCTCGCGCAGGGCTGGCACCGGGGCGCCGGCACGCCGCACGCCGAGGCGGCCGCGCTCGCCGCAGCGCGCGTGGCAGGCGTCGACGTGCGCGACGCGACGGCGGTCGTCACCCTCGAGCCGTGCAACCACACCGGCCGCACCGGTCCGTGCGCGAAGGCGCTGCTCGATGCGGGGATCGCACGCGTCGTGATCGCGGTGGCGGACCCGAACCGGGTCGCGGCGGGCGGCGCGGACGTCCTGCGCGCCGCGGGCGTCGACGTCGAGGTCGGGGTGCGCGAGGCCGCCGGCCGCGAACTGCTGCGCACCTGGCTCGCCGCCGTCGAGCGCGAGCGACCGTTCGTCACCCTCAAGCTCGCGACCAGCCTCGACGGCCGGATAGCCGCGCGCGACGGCTCGAGCCGGTGGATCACGTCCGACGTCGCCCGCCAGCACGCGCACGACCTGCGCGCCCAGGTCGACGCCATCGCCGTCGGCACCGGCACCGCCCTCACCGACGACCCGACGCTCACCGCGCGCAACGCCGCCGGCGAGCTCACGGGCCACCAGCCGCTGCGGGTCGTCGTCGGCGACCGCGAGCTCCCGGCGACGGCGCGCCTGCGCGGCCCCGGCGGCGAGCTCGTGCACCTGCGCACGCACGACGTCGGCAAGGTGCTCGCCGAGCTGCACCGCCGCGAGGTGCGCCACCTGCTCGTCGAGGGCGGGCCGACCCTGGCGGCCGCCTTCCTGCGCGCGGGCGTCGTCGACGAGATCCACGCCTACGTCGCGCCCGTGCTGCTCGGGGCCGGCGCCGCCGCCGTCGCCGACCTCGGCATCGACTCGATCGGCGGGGCGCTGCGCTTCGTCGCGCGCGACCCGGTCCCGCTCGGGCCGGACGTGCTCATCGTCGCGACCCCCACGCCCCGTACCCAGAAGGAGACCTGATGTTCACCGGAATCATCGAGGAGCTCGGCACGGTCGTCGCGCTCGAGCGCGCGAGCGGCCCGGCGGGCGGCCGGGACGCCGACGCCCGGATCACCGTCCGCGGCCCGCTGGTCACGTCCGACGCCGCGCTCGGCGACTCGATCTCCGTCGCCGGGGTGTGCCTGACGGTCGCGGCGCTGGGCGAGGGCACCTTCACGTCGGACGTCATGCCCGAGTCCCTGCGCCGCACCTCCCTCGGCGACCTCGAGCCCGGCGCAGCCGTCAACCTCGAGCGCGCGGTCCGCGCCGACGGCCGGCTCGGGGGGCACGTCGTGTCCGGGCACGTCGACGGCGTCGGCCGCATCCTGAGCCGCGCCCCCGGGCCGCGGTGGGACGACGTCGTCGTCGCGATGCCACCCGAGCTCGCCGGCTACGTCGCCGAGAAGGGCTCGATCACGATCAGCGGCGTCTCGCTCACCGTGACGACCGTCGGCCCGGACAGCTTCGGGGTGAGCCTGATCCCGACAACGCTCGCCGCGACGACCCTCGGGGCGCTGCGCGTCGGCGACCCCGTCAACCTGGAGGTAGATGTGATGGCGAAGTACGTCGAGCGACTGCTCACCACGGCCGGGGTGCTCCGATGAGCCGTCCCGCCGCGGCGGCGCTGCCGACGCCGCGCGACCCGGCCGCCGACGCCCCGCGCCCCGCGGGCGCCGACGGCGAGATCCGGCTCGGCACCATCGAGCAGGCGCTGGACGCGCTGCGCGAGGGCCGCCCGGTGCTGGTCGCCGACTCGCCGGACCGCGAGAACGAGGCCGACGTCGTGCTCGCGGCCGGCTCCGCGACGCCCGAGTGGATCGCCTGGACCATCCGGCACTCGTCGGGCTACCTGTGCGCGCCGATGACCTCCGAACGCGCGGACGCCCTGGAGCTGCCGCTGATGGTCCCGCACAGCCAGGACCCGCGCCGCACCGCGTACACCGTGACCGTCGACGCGGCGCGCGGCGTCACGACCGGCATCTCCGCGCACGACCGGGCGCGCACCCTCCGGGTCCTGGCCAACCCGGGCTCGGGCGCCGTCGACCTGATCCGGCCCGGGCATGTGCTGCCGCTGCGCGCCGTCCCGGGCGGGGTACTGCACCGCGCGGGTCACACCGAGGCGGCCGTCGACCTGTGCCGGCTCGCCGGTCTCGCGCCCGTCGGCGCGATCTCCGAGCTCGTCAACGACGACGGCACCATGATGCGGCTCGGCCAGGCCGCTCACCTGGCCGTCCGGGACGAGCTGGTGCTCATCACGATCGCCGACCTGATCGCGTGGCGCCGCGCGCACGGCGACGTCCCGGCGACGGCGGCGGCCGACGACGACGGCGCCCCGGCGATGCCGCGCGTGCACGCCGGCGCGATCGCTGCGCTGCCCACCCGGCACGGGACGTTCCGCGTGCACTCCTACCGGGACCTGCGCACCGGCGCCGACCACGTCGCGCTCGTGTCGGTCCAGCCGTGGGCGGGCACCCCGATCGTCCGGGTGCACTCCGAGTGCCTCACCGGCGACGCGTTCAGCTCGCTGCGTTGCGACTGCGGCCCGCAGCTCGACGCCTCGCTCGAGCGGGCGGCCGCCGAGGGCGGCATCGTCGTCTACGTGCGCGGCCACGAGGGCCGCGGGATCGGGCTCGCGTCCAAGATCGCGGCCTACGAGCTCCAGGACTCCGGCCGGGACACCGTGCAGGCGAACCTCGACCTCGGCTGGCCCGCAGACCGGCGCGAGTACGGCGCCGCGGCGGCGATCCTCACCGACCTCGGCGCCCGCCGCGTGCGGCTGCTCACCAACAACCCGGCGAAGGTCCTCGGCCTGCGCGCGCACGGCGTCGAGGTCACCGAGATGATCGGTCTCGAGGTCGGCCACACCCCGCAGAACGCCGGCTACCTGCACACGAAGGCGGCCGAGATGGGCCACCTGCTCACCCACCCCGCTGGCGGCCCCGCCGGCGCAACCCACCTGCCCGTCACCCCCGAGGAGATCCCCACATGAGCGGTACCGGAGCACCCGACCTGCAGGTCGACGGCAGCGGCTTGTACGTCACCATCGTCGCCGCACGCTGGCACACCGTCGTCATGGACGGCCTGCTCGCGGGCGCGCGGCGCGCGCTGGTCGCCGCCGGCGTCACGGAGATCCGCGAGGTCCGCGTGCCCGGCTCGTTCGAGCTGCCCATCGCGGCGTCGCGCGCCGCCCACCACCGCGCGGACGCGATCGTCGCGCTCGGCGTCGTCATCCGCGGCGGCACCCCGCACTTCGAGTACGTCTGCCAGGCCGCGACCCAGGGCCTGTCCGACGTCGCGCTGCGCTCGGGCGTCCCGGTCGGGTTCGGGCTGCTGACCTGCGACGACGAGGCGCAGGCCATCGACCGCGCCGGGCTGCCCGGCTCGCACGAGGACAAGGGCGCCGACGCGGCGAACGCCGCGATCGCGACCGTCCTCGCCCTGCGCGGCATCTGACCGTGGGAGTGCTCGGCTGGCTCTTCGACGCCCAGGTCTCGATCGCCGGGCACCCCATCCTGTGGCGCGAGATCATCGGGAACCTGTTCGGCCTCGCGTCCGCCGTGGGCGGGTTGCGCCGCCAGATCTGGGCCTGGCCGGTCGGCATCGTGGGCAACGCGCTGCTGTTCACCGTCTTCCTCGGCGGCGTGTTCAACACCCCGCAGGCGACGGACCTGTACGGCCAGGCCGGCCGGCAGGTGTTCTTCATCGCCGTCGCGGTCTACGGCTGGGTGCGCTGGAGCTCGACCCGCCGCGCGAGCGGGGGCGAGGGCCCGGCCGTCGTGCCGCGCTGGGCCGGCCGCAGGGGCTGGATCCAGCTCGGGACGGTCGCGGTGGTCGGGACCGCCGGCTGCTACCTGCTCTTTCGCGAGCTGGGCTCGTACGGCCCGCTCGCCGACGCGTGGATCTTCACCGGCAGCCTGCTCGCCACCTACGGCATGGCGCGCGGCTGGACCGAGTTCTGGCTGATCTGGATCGCGGTCGACGCCGTCGGCGTCCCCCTCCTCCTGCAGGCCGGGTACTACCCGTCGGCGGTGCTCTACCTCGTGTACGCGGGCGTCGTCCTCTACGGCTTCACGGTCTGGCTACGGGCCCAGCGCACCGAGGCTCCGCAGCGCGTGACGGCCGCCGCCGGCTCCGGCGTCTAGGCTGGGTGCGTGAAAACGTTTGACTCCCTGTTCGCCGAGCTGACCGCCAAGGCCGCCGCTCGCCCCGCCGGATCCGGCACCGTCGCCGAGCTGGACGGCGGCGTGCACGCCATCGGCAAGAAGGTCGTCGAGGAGGCGGCCGAGGTCTGGATCGCCGCGGAGTACGAGGGCGGGGCCCGCACCGCGGAGGAGATCTCGCAGCTGCTCTACCACCTGCAGGTCATGATGATCGCGTGCGACCTCACGCTCGAGGACGTCTACGCGCATCTGTGACCGCGCGGGGCCGCGGCCCGGTTCGACCAGCGCGTCGCACGCCCCAGCCCGTCGCTCGGCCCCTCGTCTCGCACACCCAGCCCGCCACCCCTGAGTTCTTCCGTGAGGATCCCGTGTTCCGCATCGCCGTCCCGAACAAGGGCTCGCTGTCCGAGCCCGCCGCGACCATGCTCAAGAAGGCCGGGTACCGCCAGCGGCGCGACCCGCGCGACCTGGTGCTGCAGGACCCGGCCAACGACGTCGAGTTCTTCTTCCTGCGCCCGCGCGACATCGCGGTCTACGTCGGCTCCGGCACGGTCGACGCCGGCATCACCGGCCGCGACCTGCTGCTCGACTCGGGCGCGCACGCCGTCGAGCACCTCCCGCTCGGCTTCGCCGGATCGACCTTCCGGTATGCCGGCCCCCAGGACCGCGTCACCGCGGTCGAGCAGATCCACGGCCTGCGGGTCGCGACGTCGTACCCCGTGCTCGTCACCGGGCACCTCGCGGCCCGCGGCGTGACGGCGACGGTCGTGCGGCTCGACGGCGCGGTCGAGTCCGCGGTCCAGCTCGGCATCGCCGACGTCGTCGCCGACGTCGTCTCGACCGGCACCACCCTGCGCGGCGCGGGCCTGGTCGTCTTCGGCGACCCGATCCTCGTGTCCGAGGCGGTGCTGATCCGCCCCGCCGACGCCGAGGCCGGCGTCGGCCTCGAGACGCTCACCCGCCGCCTGCAGGGCGTGCTCGTCGCCGACCAGTACGTGCTGATGGACTACGACGTGCCGACGGCGCAGGTCGAGCGCGCGATCGCGATCACGCCCGGGCTCGAGTCGCCGACCGTCTCGCCGCTGCACAAGCAGGACTGGTCCGCGGTGCGCGCGATGGTCCGCAGGGACCAGACGAACCAGGTGATGGACGATCTCTACGACATCGGCGCCCGCGCCATCCTCGTCACGTCGATCCACGCCTGCCGGCTCTAGGCCGTGGCCGGGCCCGCCGCGCCGCCACCGGTACCCGAACCTGGTTCGGCCGCCGGAGCGCGCGCGGCGGCGCTGGCCACCCTGTACGCGCCGTTCCGCCCCCGGCTCGCCCGCTGGGTGTCGCTCGTCCTCGCGGCGATCGTGGCGGTCGGCACGCCCGCGCTGGTGCTCACGATCGAGGGCACGTACGGATTCCTCGACCTCGCGGGTTTCGCGATAGTCGGCGGCGCGATCGTCTGGTTCTGCTGGCGGCAGGCGAGCGTGTGCGCCGTCGTGGATGAGCAGGGCATCGCCGTGCGCAACCTGCTGCTGTCCCGCCGGCTCGACTGGGCCGAGATCGTGTCGGTCCGGTTCGGCGCGGGCCGGCCGTGGGTCCAGCTCGACCTCGCGGACGGCGACACGCTCGCCGTGATGGGCGTCCAGCGGGCCGACGGCGCTCGCTCGGTGTCCGAGGCGAGCCGCCTCGCGACCCTGGTGGCGCTGCACACCCGCACGTCGCGCGACGACTGACCCGCCGCGCGACCAACGCGTAGGGAGTGCGCCGCCCGCTCAGGACAGCAGCCGGGCGGCGTGCACGCCCGCGGCCGCGGCCGCGAGGAACGCCGCCGGGTCCTGGGCCAGGCCGCGGCCCATCGTGGAGAGCCGGACGGGCGAGGCCGCCAGCGCCGCGAGCAGGTCCTCGCCGGCGTCGACCCGCACGAGGCGGTGCCGCCCGGTCGGCGCGACGAGCGCGAGTGCCTGCTGGTTGATGCGGGCACCCAGGGCGTCGAGCGAGCCGGCCTCGAGCGGCGGCACGCCGTCGGCGTCCGCGACGCCCTCGAAGGGGCCGGGCGGGAACACCGGTACGACGACGTCGGCCGGCGCGAGCGCGACGCGCCCGTACGCGGTGAGCGAGTGGTGGGAGATGCCGAGATGCCGCTCGCGCTCGTCCGCGCCCGAGACCCGCAGCGACGCGATCGGCCGACCCCCGAGCGTGCCGGCCGCGTTCACGGCCTCGCCCGCGGCGACGCCCGAGAAGCCCCAGCGCGTGCCCGTCCCCAGGTTTCCGGGCCCCTGCGCGACGACGACGAGGTCGGCGCCCACGACGAGCCGCGCCGCGAGCAGCGCCGTGTGCACGGTGACCGCTTCGAGGTCCCCGCCGAACGCCTGCCCGGCGGTCAGGCACGCCTCGATCCAGCCCGCCTCGCGCAGCCCGGCGACGGTCCGGGAAAACCACGCCGGCAGCGCACCGCCGTCCGACATCACGTAGGCGACCCGCGGCGCGGGCCGGCCGGCGAGCGCGGCGCCGTGCCGCGCGCCGGCGATGATCGCGGGCAGCGCGGAGTGCAGGTCGGCGATCACCACGGGCAGGCCGGCGAGGTCGTCGGCGTCGCGCAACAGCTCGTGGTGGGCGGACTCCTGCTCGTCGACGCCGAGCACGAGCGCCTGGAGCGGGGTGTAGCGGGCCTTGACCAGGTGCCCGGGTCCGGCCGCGGGATCCGGGGGCGGGGCGTCGGGCAGGGCCACGACGAGCGCGTACCCGCCGGTACCGAGGCCCCGGGCGAGCGCCGAGACGTTGAGCAGGACGCGGTCGCCGACCGCCGGGTCGCCCACCAGGCCCGGGTACGCGAGCGCGCGCACCTCGGTGCCGTCGGGCAGCACCGCCCCGTCCTGTGCGGCGGGCGCGAGGTCGGCGGGCGCGAGGTCGGCGGCCGCGACGTCGTCGGCCCCCGTGCCCCCAAGCCGGACCCGGATCTCCTGGGCACCCGACCAGGTCGAACCGCGCGAGACTACGACTCCGGTACGCCAGGTGATCACGACCTCACGGTATCGGCTGGCGCGAGCCGGGCGAGCCGCGCCCCGGCGATCGTCTAGCCTGGGCTCCGATGCCCGCACAGACCCATCCCGCCGAGCGCCTGCTCAACCTCGTGATCGCCCTGGTCAACACGGCCGGCCGCCTCACGAAGGAGCAGATCCGCACCACCGTCGCGGGGTACGCCGACGCAACCTCCGGCGACGCCTTCGAGCGGATGTTCGAGCGGGACAAGGACGCGCTGCGCGAGCTGGGCATCCCCATCCTGACCGTCGTGGGCAGCGGCCACAGCGACGACGTCGGGTACCGCGTGGACCAGGAGGCGTACGCGCTGCCGGCGATCGACCTGACGGCGGCCGAGCTCGGCGTGCTCTCGCTCGCGGCCGAGTTCTGGCAGGACAAGTCGCTGCGCACCGACGCCCGCCGCGCGCTGTCGAAGCTTCGCGCCGTCGGGGTCGCGCCGAGCGGTGCCGACCTGGTCGCGGGCCTCGCCCCGCGGGTGCGCGCCGCGGGGGAGTCGTTCGGGCCGCTGTTGGACGCCGTCCAGGCCCGCCAGCCGGTGTCGTTCACCTATCGCGCCGCGAGCACCGGCGACGTCCGGGACCGCGTCGTCGAGCCGTGGCGGCTGCTCGCCCGGCGCGGCGGCTGGTACGTGATCGGACGCGACCAGGGCCGGGACGCGCCGCGCTCGTTCCGGCTGAGCCGCATCGAGGGCCGCGTGCAGGCGGTCGGCGCGCCGGGCTCCTACGAGATCCCCGCCGACCTCGACGCCGCCGCGATCCTCGAGGCGCGCTCGAGCGAGCGCCCGCGCGTCGCGACCCTCGCGCTGCGCCCCGAGCGGGCCAGCGCGCTGCGCTCGCGCGCGGCAGACCCGGCGAGCCCGGTGGACCTGGCCGAGCCCGACCTGACGACCGACCCCGACATCGTCCCGCTGCTCGCGCACCGGGACCTCGTCCGCGTGCCCTTCGCGGGGGTCTCCGACCTCGCGGACGAGATCGCGGGCTACGCCGACGCCGTCGTCGTCCTCGCGCCCGCGGACCTGCGGGCCGCGGTGCTGCGCCGGCTGCGCGCCGCGGCGACCCTCGACACGCTCGACCAGGCCGACACGCTCGACCAGGTCGACACGCTCGACCAGGTCGACGCGGGCGACGCGCCCGGACCCCAGGAGGAACCCCGTGGCTGAACGGGCGAGCGACCGGCTGCTGCGCATGCTCGGCATGATCACCTACCTCGACCGGCAGGCGGGCGTGACCGTCGAGCAGCTCGCCACCCAGTTCGGGGTGCCGACCCGGCAGGTGATCGAGGACATCGACACGCTCTGGGTGACCGGCACCCCCGGGTACTGGCCGCACGACCTCATCGACTTCGACGCCGCCTCGTACGACCAGGGCGTCGTCCGCCTCGTCGAGTCCCGCGGCATGACCCGCCCGCTGCGGCTCGGCACGCGGGAGGCGGTCGCGCTGATCGCCGCGCTGCGTGCCATGCGCGCGGCGCTGGCGACCGGGCTGGACCGGGGCCGCACCGCGGTGCTGACGTCGGCGCTCGAGAAGCTCACCGCGGCGACGGGCGAGGCGGCGGCCGCCGTCGACGTCCGGCTGGCGGTCGAGGGCGCCCCCGAGGTCGTCGACGCCCTTCGCGAGGCCCTCGAGCGCGGCCGCCGGCTACGGCTGCGCTACGTCACCGCGGCGGACGTCACGAGCGAGCGCGAGGTCGACCCGATCCGCCTGCTCACCGAGGACGAGCACTCCTACCTGCTGGCCTGGTGCTACCGCGCCGAGGACGAGCGGCTCTTCCGGGTGGACCGCGTGCTGGCGGCCGAGGTGCTCGACACGCCCGCCGCCGCCCATGCCGTCCGCCCCCGCACTCCTGCCTTCGCCCCCGGCCCCGACGGCGAGCTCGTGACCCTCGAGCTGGGCAGCCGGGCCCGGTGGATCGCCGAGCAGGTGCCCGTCGAGAGCGTCGAGAACCTGCCGGGTGGCGGGTTCCGGATCGGCCTGCGCATCGCGGACCCGGCCTGGCTGCGGCACCTGCTGCTGCAGACCGCCGCCGAGGTGCGCGCCGTCGCACCCGCACGCGTCGCGGCCGAGGCGGCGGACGCCGCCCGCGCCGCGCTGGCGGCCTACGGCCCGCTGGCCGACCGCTGACCTGGCCGGCCCGGTAGCCTGCCGTCATGCTCTGGTTCACGATCTGGACGTTGCTCGTGCTCGGCACGCTCGCGGGCGGGTTCTTCCTCGGCCGCGACCTGTGGCGCAAGGGCAAGGCGCTGCTCGCCGAGCTCGGCCGGGCGGGCGAGCTCGCGGAGGCGCTCAGCGCGCGCGCCGACGAGCTCGCGGAGCTGGCACAGACGCCCGCGCCGGGTCACGACCTGTTCGCGGACCGCTCGGGTCCGCTCGAGCGGCTCGCGGTCCTGCGGACCGAGCGCGCGGGGCGGCGCGAGGTCCGCCGCCTGCGCAACGACCGCATCGTCCGGGGCTGGCGGGCGTACACGCGCTGACCAGTCCGTTCACCCCGGGTGCCGAGCGCGCGGGGGCTCCGGGGTTAGTCTTTTGCAAGACATCACGTGCACGAGAGTAAGGATGGGTCGTCATGCCGAACCTCAAACCGGGCGAGATCGCGCTGATCCTGCTCATCGTGCTGCTGCTGTTCGGCGCGAAGCGCCTGCCGGATCTCGCGCGCAGCGTCGGGAAGTCGCTCAAGATCCTCAAGACCGAGGTCAAGGACCTGGGCGACGACGACGCGCCCGTCGCCCCCAGCGCACCGGCGAATGCCGCACCGCCGGTCGCGACGACGCCGGTCGCGCCAGTCGTGCCGACCGTTGTCGCCCCGCCGGTCGTCACCCCGCCGGTCGTCATCCCCGAGCCGTACAGCAGCGCGCCGGCGAGCCGCACCCCGTCCGGCGACGACGCCGACCGCAAGCAGGTCTAGCCGCACGTGATCGCACGTCCCACCCGGCGACGCAGCACCGATGCCGGGCGCATGCCGCTGCGTGCTCACCTGATCGAGCTGCGCAAGCGCGTCATCCTCGCCTCGATCGGCCTGCTCGTCGGCGCGGTGGCCGGCTGGGTGGTGTACCCGACGGTCTTCGCGATCCTGCAGGCGCCGGTGGTCGAGCTCAACGAGGCGCGCGGCCAGCTGATCGCGTTGAACTTCAGCGGGGTCGTCTCCGCGTTCGACATGCAGCTCAAGGTCTCCCTGTTCGTCGGGGTGCTCGCCTCGAGCCCGTGGTGGCTGTACCAGCTGTGGGCGTTCATCACGCCCGGGCTCACCCGGCGCGAGCGGTTGATCAGCGTGGGGTTCCTCAGCGCCGCCGTCCCGCTCTTCCTGACGGGCGCGGGGCTCGCGTGGTGGCTGCTGCCGAAGGCGGTCGGGCTGCTCACGGGCTTCACCCCGGCGGACTCGACGAACCTCATCTCGGCGCAGGAGTACCTCACCTTCGTGATGCGCATGGTCCTCGCGTTCGGCGCGGGCTTCCTCGTGCCCGTGATCATGGTCGCGCTGACGATGGTCGGGCTCGTCGCGGGCCGCACCTGGCTCGCGGGGTGGCGGGTCGCGGTGCTGCTCGCGTTCGTGTTCGGCGCCGTCGCGACGCCCACCGGCGACGCGATCTCGATGCTGGTGCTCGCCGTGCCGATCACGGCCCTGTACTTCGCCGCCGTCGCGATCGGCATCGGGCACGACCGGCGCGCCGCCAAGCGCGCGGCCGCCGAGGAGCTGGCCGAGGCCGCGGCCGACGGGCCCGACCCTGCCGTCGAGGACCCCGCCGTCGAGCCGGGGGACGCCGCCGTCGAGCCGGGGGACGCCGCCGGGCACATCCCCGACGCCGACGGACCCCGGTGAGCCACCTCGGGGTCGTGATCAACCCGACCGCGGGCCGGGGCCGGGGATCAGACGTGGGCGCGCAGGCCCTCGCGGTGCTGCGCCGGCGCGGCCACACCGTCGAGGACCTCTCGGCGCCGAGCCTCACCGAGGCGACCGCGCGGGCCCGGCACGCGGCCGTCGCAGGGCTCGACGCGATCGTCGTCGTCGGCGGCGACGGCATGACCCACCTCGGGGTCAACGTCGTCGCCGACACGGACCTGCCGCTCGGCATCGTGCCCGGCGGGACGGGCAACGACATCGCGCGGTCGCTCGGTCTGCCGCACGGCGACGTCGCCGCGGCCGTCGCGGCGATCGAACACGGCCTCGCGCACGGGCCGCGGCGGATCGACGCCGTCAGCGCGGGTCCGCCCGAGCACAGCGCGCGCGAGTGGTTCGTCGGCGTCCTGTCCTGCGGCTTCGACGCCGCGGTCAACGCCCGCGCCAACTCGATGACCTGGCCCGGCGGCAGCGCGCGCTACGTCCGGGCGATCGCCGCCGAGCTCGGACGGTTCGCCCCGTACGGCTACCGGCTGACGCTCGACGACGCCGTGTGGGAGTCCGCGGGCACGCTCGTGGCCGTCGCGAACTCGCCGGTCTTCGGGGGCGGCGTGCGGATCGCGCCCGACGCGCTGATGGACGACGGGCTGCTCGACGTCGTCGTCGCGGGGCCGTTCACCAAGCCGGGGATCGTCGGCATCTTCCCGGGCATGTACCGGGGCCGGCACCTGCGCCACCCGGCCGTGCAGGTGTTCCGCTCCACCACCGTGCTGATCGAACCGATCCTGGCGCTGGGCGCGCACCCGCCGGCGGCGTTCGCCGACGGCGAGCGCCTGGGCCCCCTCCCGCTGCGCGCCACTCTCCACCCGGCCGCCCTCTCGGTCCTCACGTAGCCCTCGCCCGCGCGCTACGCGACCCGCTTTTCAGGGGATTCGGTGCGCCCGGCGGACAGATTCCCCTGAAAACCGGGTCGCTGCGGGGGAGGGGGGCTGCGGTGCTTAGGGTTGGGGGGTGGCTGGTGATGCGCGTGTGCCCTCGTTCGAGCGGTTCTCCCTGGCGCGGGCGGTTCCACCGTCGGCGGACGGCGCGGCGCTCGCCGCGTTCCGCGAGCTGATCGGCTTCGAGCTCGACGACTTCCAGGTGGCGGGGTGCGCCGCGCTCGAGGCCGGCCGCGGCGTGCTTGTGGCGGCGCCGACGGGCGCCGGCAAGACGGTCGTCGGCGAGTTCGCCATCCAGCTCGCCCTCGCGGGGGGCCGCAAGGCGTTCTACACGACCCCGATCAAGGCGCTCTCGAACCAGAAGTTCGGCGACCTCGTGCGCCGCTACGGGCCAGAGAGCGTCGGGCTGCTCACGGGCGACACCTCGGTCAACGGCGACGCGCCGGTCGTCGTCATGACGACCGAGGTGCTGCGCAACATGCTCTACGCCGGGTCGTCGGCGCTCGACGGCCTCGGCTACGTCGTCATGGACGAGGTGCACTACCTCGCGGACCGCATGCGCGGCCCCGTCTGGGAAGAGGTGATCATCCACCTCGCGCCCGACGTGCAGCTCGTCTCCCTGTCCGCGACCGTCTCCAACGCGGAGGAGTTCGGCGACTGGCTCGAGA harbors:
- a CDS encoding PH domain-containing protein: MAGPAAPPPVPEPGSAAGARAAALATLYAPFRPRLARWVSLVLAAIVAVGTPALVLTIEGTYGFLDLAGFAIVGGAIVWFCWRQASVCAVVDEQGIAVRNLLLSRRLDWAEIVSVRFGAGRPWVQLDLADGDTLAVMGVQRADGARSVSEASRLATLVALHTRTSRDD
- a CDS encoding helix-turn-helix transcriptional regulator, which codes for MPAQTHPAERLLNLVIALVNTAGRLTKEQIRTTVAGYADATSGDAFERMFERDKDALRELGIPILTVVGSGHSDDVGYRVDQEAYALPAIDLTAAELGVLSLAAEFWQDKSLRTDARRALSKLRAVGVAPSGADLVAGLAPRVRAAGESFGPLLDAVQARQPVSFTYRAASTGDVRDRVVEPWRLLARRGGWYVIGRDQGRDAPRSFRLSRIEGRVQAVGAPGSYEIPADLDAAAILEARSSERPRVATLALRPERASALRSRAADPASPVDLAEPDLTTDPDIVPLLAHRDLVRVPFAGVSDLADEIAGYADAVVVLAPADLRAAVLRRLRAAATLDTLDQADTLDQVDTLDQVDAGDAPGPQEEPRG
- a CDS encoding helix-turn-helix transcriptional regulator gives rise to the protein MAERASDRLLRMLGMITYLDRQAGVTVEQLATQFGVPTRQVIEDIDTLWVTGTPGYWPHDLIDFDAASYDQGVVRLVESRGMTRPLRLGTREAVALIAALRAMRAALATGLDRGRTAVLTSALEKLTAATGEAAAAVDVRLAVEGAPEVVDALREALERGRRLRLRYVTAADVTSEREVDPIRLLTEDEHSYLLAWCYRAEDERLFRVDRVLAAEVLDTPAAAHAVRPRTPAFAPGPDGELVTLELGSRARWIAEQVPVESVENLPGGGFRIGLRIADPAWLRHLLLQTAAEVRAVAPARVAAEAADAARAALAAYGPLADR
- a CDS encoding DUF3866 family protein, with the protein product MITWRTGVVVSRGSTWSGAQEIRVRLGGTGADDVAAADLAPADLAPAAQDGAVLPDGTEVRALAYPGLVGDPAVGDRVLLNVSALARGLGTGGYALVVALPDAPPPDPAAGPGHLVKARYTPLQALVLGVDEQESAHHELLRDADDLAGLPVVIADLHSALPAIIAGARHGAALAGRPAPRVAYVMSDGGALPAWFSRTVAGLREAGWIEACLTAGQAFGGDLEAVTVHTALLAARLVVGADLVVVAQGPGNLGTGTRWGFSGVAAGEAVNAAGTLGGRPIASLRVSGADERERHLGISHHSLTAYGRVALAPADVVVPVFPPGPFEGVADADGVPPLEAGSLDALGARINQQALALVAPTGRHRLVRVDAGEDLLAALAASPVRLSTMGRGLAQDPAAFLAAAAAGVHAARLLS
- the tatC gene encoding twin-arginine translocase subunit TatC; this encodes MPLRAHLIELRKRVILASIGLLVGAVAGWVVYPTVFAILQAPVVELNEARGQLIALNFSGVVSAFDMQLKVSLFVGVLASSPWWLYQLWAFITPGLTRRERLISVGFLSAAVPLFLTGAGLAWWLLPKAVGLLTGFTPADSTNLISAQEYLTFVMRMVLAFGAGFLVPVIMVALTMVGLVAGRTWLAGWRVAVLLAFVFGAVATPTGDAISMLVLAVPITALYFAAVAIGIGHDRRAAKRAAAEELAEAAADGPDPAVEDPAVEPGDAAVEPGDAAGHIPDADGPR
- the hisG gene encoding ATP phosphoribosyltransferase; its protein translation is MFRIAVPNKGSLSEPAATMLKKAGYRQRRDPRDLVLQDPANDVEFFFLRPRDIAVYVGSGTVDAGITGRDLLLDSGAHAVEHLPLGFAGSTFRYAGPQDRVTAVEQIHGLRVATSYPVLVTGHLAARGVTATVVRLDGAVESAVQLGIADVVADVVSTGTTLRGAGLVVFGDPILVSEAVLIRPADAEAGVGLETLTRRLQGVLVADQYVLMDYDVPTAQVERAIAITPGLESPTVSPLHKQDWSAVRAMVRRDQTNQVMDDLYDIGARAILVTSIHACRL
- the tatA gene encoding Sec-independent protein translocase subunit TatA — encoded protein: MPNLKPGEIALILLIVLLLFGAKRLPDLARSVGKSLKILKTEVKDLGDDDAPVAPSAPANAAPPVATTPVAPVVPTVVAPPVVTPPVVIPEPYSSAPASRTPSGDDADRKQV